A section of the Sebastes fasciatus isolate fSebFas1 chromosome 5, fSebFas1.pri, whole genome shotgun sequence genome encodes:
- the LOC141768273 gene encoding meprin A subunit beta-like isoform X1 — protein sequence MALRWIILFFGLGLAAAKLTGDTETDVDEGHDWDILDINEAAGLDLLEGDIEEDETFSRNSIIGDKYRWPTTIPYYLEDSLEMNAKGVILKAFDQYRLKTCIDFTPWKGEKNYISVYKGSGCSSSVGNRRVGKQRLSIGRGCDGLGTVEHEFLHALGFWHEQSRADRDDYVDIMWDRIEPGKEHNFRKYDDTVSSALGVPYDYGSVMHYSKTSFNIGSDPTIVTKIPVFMDVIGQRMGFSASDLAKLNRLYNCTTSSNFVDSCDFELENICGMIQGPGNAKWEQRSSVSGGPQTDFSNMGQCKGTGYFMHFSTASTKPGENAFLESRWLYPKPGAQCLQFFLYNTGADDDVLNIWVREYDEANLGGKLKLFKSISGGVMGSWELHNINLNVTKKARLVFEGVRGKNPSKGGLSLDDINLSSTNAQHIWHIRNITRLLAITPVGKKLYSPRFLSPAGYSFQVSVYLNGISDRPGYMATYFYLTSGPNDHRLKWPCPWQQATMALMDQQSDIRQQMNMHRMVTTDPDKKSSDGTEYYWDDPRKVGSKVTASDGSYYYRGPGLGTSSFLTHSRLKSRNFIKGDDAFFLFSLEDISNLLVPQPLPYSAVHADPSLMKAADQGAPQGANNLTLVIAVAGSVAAAMLVVTVLIVGNALRRRRRHQESDKAVIIQDMPGFMEE from the exons ATGGCACTCAGGTGGATCATACTGTTCTTTGGCCTGGGACTA GCTGCTGCTAAGCTAACAGGTGATACGG AAACCGATGTTGACGAAGGCCATGACTGGGACATCTTAGACATCAATGAAG CGGCTGGACTGGACCTGCTGGAGGGAGATATCGAAGAGGATGAA ACATTCAGCAGAAACTCCATCATCGGAGACAAGTACCGCTGGCCAACAACCATTCCCTACTACCTAGAGGACAGTCTGG AAATGAATGCAAAGGGAGTGATCCTGAAGGCATTTGACCAGTACAGACTGAAGACCTGCATTGACTTCACACCATGGAAAGGAGAGAAGAACTACATCTCTGTGTATAAAGGGAGTGG GTGCTCCTCGTCTGTAGGCAACCGGCGTGTCGGGAAGCAGCGGCTGTCCATTGGTAGAGGCTGTGATGGTCTAGGAACCGTTGAGCATGAGTTCCTGCACGCTCTGGGCTTCTGGCACGAGCAGTCCAGAGCTGACCGCGATGATTACGTCGACATCATGTGGGATCGCATTGAACCTG GTAAAGAGCACAACTTCAGAAAATACGACGACACAGTGTCCAGCGCTCTGGGCGTTCCCTATGACTATGGCTCTGTAATGCACTACAGCAAGACGTCCTTCAACATCGGCTCCGATCCCACCATCGTCACCAAGATCCCTGTCTTCATGGATGTGATCGGTCAGAGGATGGGGTTCAGCGCCAGTGACCTCGCCAAGCTCAACCGTCTCTACAACTGCA CCACGTCTTCTAACTTTGTGGACAGCTGTGACTTTGAGTTGGAGAACATCTGTGGGATGATTCAGGGTCCTGGCAACGCAAAGTGGGAACAACGTAGTTCTGTGAGTGGAGGACCTCAGACTGACTTCTCCAACATGGGACAATGCAAAG GAACAGGCTACTTCATGCACTTCAGCACAGCCTCCACTAAACCCGGTGAAAACGCATTCCTGGAGAGTCGTTGGCTTTACCCCAAACCTGGAGCCCAGTGTCTGCAGTTCTTCCTCTATAACACCGGGGCAGATGATGATGTCCTCAATATCTGGGTACGAGAGTATGACGAGGCCAACCTCGGCGGTAAACTGAAGCTCTTCAAGAGTATTTCAG GAGGCGTCATGGGCTCCTGGGAACTGCACAACATCAATCTGAATGTGACAAAGAAGGCCCGTTTGGTTTTTGAGGGCGTGAGGGGAAAGAACCCATCGAAGGGAGGTCTCTCTCTGGACGACATTAACCTGTCATCCACAAATGCTCAGCACATCTGGCACATCCGCAACATCACCCGCCTGCTGGCCATCACACCAGTAGGAAAGAAACTCTACAGCCCTCGCTTTCTGTCTCCAGCAGGTTACTCCTTCCAG GTCAGTGTGTACCTAAACGGAATAAGCGACCGTCCAGGATACATGGCCACCTACTTCTACCTGACCTCAGGCCCCAACGACCACAGACTCAAGTGGCCGTGTCCGTGGCAGCAGGCAACTATGGCCCTAATGGATCAGCAGTCTGACATCAGACAGCAAATGAACATGCACCGAATGGTCACCACTGACCCCGACAAGAAGTCCTCTGACG GCACTGAGTACTACTGGGACGATCCCAGGAAGGTGGGCTCTAAAGTGACTGCGTCTGATGGCAGCTATTACTATCGAGGCCCAGGCTTAGGAACCAGTAGCTTCCTCACCCACAGCAGACTAAAGAGCAGAAACTTCATCAAAGGAGACGATgccttcttcctcttcagccTGGAAG ATATATCCAATCTGCTGGTACCTCAGCCCCTACCCTACTCTGCAGTCCACGCTGACCCCAGTCTGATGAAGGCAGCAGACCAAGGTGCTCCGCAGGGAGCTAATAACCTCACGCTGGTCATAGCTGTAGCAGGGTCTGTGGCAGCAGCCATGTTGGTGGTTACGGTGCTCATCGTAGGGAATGccttgaggaggaggaggagacaccaGGAGAGCGACAAGGCGGTGATCATACAGGACATGCCTGGATTCATGGAA GAGTAG
- the LOC141768273 gene encoding meprin A subunit beta-like isoform X2: MALRWIILFFGLGLAAAKLTGDTETDVDEGHDWDILDINEAAGLDLLEGDIEEDETFSRNSIIGDKYRWPTTIPYYLEDSLEMNAKGVILKAFDQYRLKTCIDFTPWKGEKNYISVYKGSGCSSSVGNRRVGKQRLSIGRGCDGLGTVEHEFLHALGFWHEQSRADRDDYVDIMWDRIEPGKEHNFRKYDDTVSSALGVPYDYGSVMHYSKTSFNIGSDPTIVTKIPVFMDVIGQRMGFSASDLAKLNRLYNCTTSSNFVDSCDFELENICGMIQGPGNAKWEQRSSVSGGPQTDFSNMGQCKGGVMGSWELHNINLNVTKKARLVFEGVRGKNPSKGGLSLDDINLSSTNAQHIWHIRNITRLLAITPVGKKLYSPRFLSPAGYSFQVSVYLNGISDRPGYMATYFYLTSGPNDHRLKWPCPWQQATMALMDQQSDIRQQMNMHRMVTTDPDKKSSDGTEYYWDDPRKVGSKVTASDGSYYYRGPGLGTSSFLTHSRLKSRNFIKGDDAFFLFSLEDISNLLVPQPLPYSAVHADPSLMKAADQGAPQGANNLTLVIAVAGSVAAAMLVVTVLIVGNALRRRRRHQESDKAVIIQDMPGFMEE, translated from the exons ATGGCACTCAGGTGGATCATACTGTTCTTTGGCCTGGGACTA GCTGCTGCTAAGCTAACAGGTGATACGG AAACCGATGTTGACGAAGGCCATGACTGGGACATCTTAGACATCAATGAAG CGGCTGGACTGGACCTGCTGGAGGGAGATATCGAAGAGGATGAA ACATTCAGCAGAAACTCCATCATCGGAGACAAGTACCGCTGGCCAACAACCATTCCCTACTACCTAGAGGACAGTCTGG AAATGAATGCAAAGGGAGTGATCCTGAAGGCATTTGACCAGTACAGACTGAAGACCTGCATTGACTTCACACCATGGAAAGGAGAGAAGAACTACATCTCTGTGTATAAAGGGAGTGG GTGCTCCTCGTCTGTAGGCAACCGGCGTGTCGGGAAGCAGCGGCTGTCCATTGGTAGAGGCTGTGATGGTCTAGGAACCGTTGAGCATGAGTTCCTGCACGCTCTGGGCTTCTGGCACGAGCAGTCCAGAGCTGACCGCGATGATTACGTCGACATCATGTGGGATCGCATTGAACCTG GTAAAGAGCACAACTTCAGAAAATACGACGACACAGTGTCCAGCGCTCTGGGCGTTCCCTATGACTATGGCTCTGTAATGCACTACAGCAAGACGTCCTTCAACATCGGCTCCGATCCCACCATCGTCACCAAGATCCCTGTCTTCATGGATGTGATCGGTCAGAGGATGGGGTTCAGCGCCAGTGACCTCGCCAAGCTCAACCGTCTCTACAACTGCA CCACGTCTTCTAACTTTGTGGACAGCTGTGACTTTGAGTTGGAGAACATCTGTGGGATGATTCAGGGTCCTGGCAACGCAAAGTGGGAACAACGTAGTTCTGTGAGTGGAGGACCTCAGACTGACTTCTCCAACATGGGACAATGCAAAG GAGGCGTCATGGGCTCCTGGGAACTGCACAACATCAATCTGAATGTGACAAAGAAGGCCCGTTTGGTTTTTGAGGGCGTGAGGGGAAAGAACCCATCGAAGGGAGGTCTCTCTCTGGACGACATTAACCTGTCATCCACAAATGCTCAGCACATCTGGCACATCCGCAACATCACCCGCCTGCTGGCCATCACACCAGTAGGAAAGAAACTCTACAGCCCTCGCTTTCTGTCTCCAGCAGGTTACTCCTTCCAG GTCAGTGTGTACCTAAACGGAATAAGCGACCGTCCAGGATACATGGCCACCTACTTCTACCTGACCTCAGGCCCCAACGACCACAGACTCAAGTGGCCGTGTCCGTGGCAGCAGGCAACTATGGCCCTAATGGATCAGCAGTCTGACATCAGACAGCAAATGAACATGCACCGAATGGTCACCACTGACCCCGACAAGAAGTCCTCTGACG GCACTGAGTACTACTGGGACGATCCCAGGAAGGTGGGCTCTAAAGTGACTGCGTCTGATGGCAGCTATTACTATCGAGGCCCAGGCTTAGGAACCAGTAGCTTCCTCACCCACAGCAGACTAAAGAGCAGAAACTTCATCAAAGGAGACGATgccttcttcctcttcagccTGGAAG ATATATCCAATCTGCTGGTACCTCAGCCCCTACCCTACTCTGCAGTCCACGCTGACCCCAGTCTGATGAAGGCAGCAGACCAAGGTGCTCCGCAGGGAGCTAATAACCTCACGCTGGTCATAGCTGTAGCAGGGTCTGTGGCAGCAGCCATGTTGGTGGTTACGGTGCTCATCGTAGGGAATGccttgaggaggaggaggagacaccaGGAGAGCGACAAGGCGGTGATCATACAGGACATGCCTGGATTCATGGAA GAGTAG